Proteins encoded by one window of Musa acuminata AAA Group cultivar baxijiao chromosome BXJ2-9, Cavendish_Baxijiao_AAA, whole genome shotgun sequence:
- the LOC135623599 gene encoding universal stress protein PHOS32-like, translating into MIPKQTTPESDSQAAPPLARVAAAAAAQDGIQPSSPNFFFSSAAAANPSFGSHRRIAIAVDLSDESAYAVKWAVQNYLRPGDAVILLHVRPTSVLYGADWGSVDLSVSEEAAEEGAGSDVSQQKLEEDFDAFTATKAQDLARPLVEAQIPFKIHIVKDHDMKERLCLEVERLSLSAVIMGSRGFGASRRTGKGRLGSVSDYCVHHCVCPVVVVRDEGAAAGADAGVVAKGACPSMAKGSAEGGELHPVPEEDEYHDAYMEHKDT; encoded by the coding sequence AGACCACGCCGGAGTCAGACAGCCAGGCCGCTCCGCCACTGGCCCGTGTGGCGGCGGCCGCGGCCGCGCAGGATGGGATCCAGCCGTCCTCCCCGAACTTCTTCTTTTCCTCCGCTGCCGCCGCGAACCCTTCCTTCGGCTCCCACCGCCGGATCGCCATCGCTGTCGACCTCAGCGACGAGAGCGCCTACGCCGTGAAGTGGGCCGTCCAGAACTACCTTCGTCCCGGGGACGCCGTCATACTCCTCCACGTCCGCCCCACGTCCGTCCTCTACGGCGCTGACTGGGGTTCCGTCGACCTCTCCGTCTCCGAAGAGGCTGCGGAGGAGGGCGCCGGCTCGGACGTGTCGCAGCAGAAGCTGGAGGAGGATTTCGACGCTTTCACCGCCACCAAGGCGCAGGACCTTGCGCGGCCGCTTGTGGAGGCTCAGATCCCTTTCAAGATCCACATCGTCAAGGACCACGACATGAAGGAGCGGCTCTGCCTGGAGGTGGAGCGGCTCAGTCTCAGCGCCGTGATCATGGGCAGCAGGGGCTTCGGGGCCTCGAGGAGGACTGGCAAAGGGAGGCTCGGCAGCGTCAGCGACTACTGCGTCCACCACTGCGTGTGCCCCGTGGTGGTCGTCCGCGACGAGGGGGCCGCAGCTGGAGCTGATGCTGGTGTTGTTGCAAAGGGCGCTTGCCCGTCGATGGCAAAGGGGTCGGCAGAGGGCGGAGAGCTTCACCCTGTCCCTGAAGAAGATGAGTACCATGATGCCTACATGGAGCATAAAG